In Xenopus laevis strain J_2021 chromosome 2S, Xenopus_laevis_v10.1, whole genome shotgun sequence, a genomic segment contains:
- the cox14.S gene encoding cytochrome c oxidase assembly protein COX14 homolog, whose translation MASPKRFADLGYRLFSGSMMLLTLYGGYLCSVRAYRYFQRREQLRLAAENQTDEIIKD comes from the coding sequence ATGGCTTCTCCCAAACGCTTTGCAGACCTTGGTTACAGACTCTTTTCTGGATCCATGATGCTGCTGACCCTATATGGCGGTTATTTGTGCAGTGTCCGGGCTTATCGATATTTCCAGCGTAGAGAACAACTGCGCTTGGCAGCAGaaaaccagactgatgaaattatAAAAGACTGA